Proteins found in one Pseudomonas sp. P8_241 genomic segment:
- the psrA gene encoding transcriptional regulator PsrA: MAQSETVERILDAAEQLFAEKGFAETSLRLITSKAGVNLAAVNYHFGSKKALIQAVFSRFLGPFCISLDKELERRQAKPEMKPTLEELLEILVEQALVVQPRSGNDLSIFMRLLGLAFSQSQGHLRRYLEDMYGKVFRRYMMLVNEAAPRIPPIELFWRVHFMLGAAAFSMSGIKALRAIAETDFGVNTSIEQVMRLMVPFLAAGMRAETGVTDAAMATAQLRPRSKSTSVAAKV, encoded by the coding sequence ATGGCCCAGTCGGAAACCGTTGAACGCATCCTTGATGCAGCCGAGCAGTTGTTCGCGGAAAAGGGTTTCGCGGAAACCTCGTTGCGTTTGATCACCAGCAAGGCCGGTGTCAATCTGGCGGCAGTGAATTATCACTTCGGCTCGAAGAAGGCGTTGATCCAGGCGGTTTTCTCGCGCTTCCTCGGTCCGTTCTGCATCAGCCTCGATAAAGAGCTGGAGCGCCGTCAGGCCAAGCCTGAAATGAAGCCGACGCTCGAGGAACTGCTTGAAATCCTCGTCGAGCAGGCGCTGGTGGTGCAGCCACGCAGCGGCAATGATCTGTCGATCTTCATGCGTTTGCTGGGTTTGGCGTTCAGTCAAAGCCAAGGGCACTTGCGTCGCTATCTGGAAGACATGTACGGCAAGGTTTTTCGTCGTTATATGATGTTGGTCAATGAAGCGGCGCCGCGTATCCCTCCCATCGAATTGTTCTGGCGCGTGCACTTCATGCTGGGTGCGGCGGCGTTCAGCATGTCCGGCATCAAGGCCTTGCGCGCGATTGCCGAGACCGACTTCGGTGTCAATACGTCCATTGAGCAAGTCATGCGCCTGATGGTGCCGTTCCTGGCTGCCGGCATGCGGGCCGAAACGGGTGTCACCGACGCGGCCATGGCCACCGCGCAGTTGCGTCCGCGTAGCAAATCGACATCGGTTGCCGCCAAGGTTTAA
- a CDS encoding DEAD/DEAH box helicase, whose amino-acid sequence MSATLSKPLGPSWVSRFKEQSLERGRRYALENRVRIVEAGDATIIAACEGSGGNVYRQTIRLRESAKGTLLMVDATCSCPVHNNCKHCAAVLLQVQETLDYPAAAKDAELLEKLQAVLENRNPKAPPQVLVDNVQPVPRLWLASIEFSAFEPRNGRMQRYIQHRAALSFSYLDEYVSGQKNTDILIRQETQTLRIKRHPEVEQSYREQLRILGFKIATRQSKALPESAGELFEMVNDSAWLTFTLNELPKLRTQGWELQIDEDFGFDLTAVDDWYATVEQAPERDWFDLELGIIVNGERLSLLPILLNLMRSHTEILNPERLARRRDDELILVNIPHRPNSEHGPLQVALPFGRLKPVLATLGEFYLQEPGETTLRLSKADATRLNPLEGLPLLWEGGEQIRTFAQRLRDIKDYTAAAPEGLNATLRPYQLEGLSWMQSLRQLEVGGILADDMGLGKTLQTLAHILTEKIAGRLDRPCMVVMPTSLIPNWLDEAAHFTPQLKVLALYGAGRKKHFEKMADYDLILTTYALLPKDVERLAAQPFHILVLDEAQYIKNPTSKAAQAARELNARQRLCLSGTPLENHLGELWSLFHFLLPGWLGDVKSFNRDYRVPIEKRTSEVRLQHLNGRIKPFLLRRTKEQVATELPPKTEIIHWVELNEAQRDVYETMRLAMDKKVRDEITRKGVARSQIIILEALLKLRQVCCDLRLINDATLPARGSTSGKLDSLMEMLEELFEEGRRILLFSQFTSMLSLIEDELKKRGVAYALLTGQTRDRRTPVKEFQSGKRQIFLISLKAGGVGLNLTEADTVIHYDPWWNPATENQATDRAYRIGQEKPVFVYKLIARGTVEEKIQHLQKEKSDLAAGVLDGRQAGDWKLQSDDIEALFAPLPDKLEKR is encoded by the coding sequence ATGTCCGCGACCCTGAGCAAACCCCTGGGACCTTCCTGGGTCAGCCGATTCAAGGAACAGAGCCTGGAGCGTGGCCGCCGCTACGCACTGGAAAACCGAGTCAGGATCGTCGAGGCGGGCGACGCTACGATCATCGCGGCATGCGAGGGCTCTGGTGGTAACGTTTACCGGCAGACCATTCGCCTGCGCGAGTCGGCCAAAGGCACCTTGCTGATGGTCGATGCGACATGCTCCTGCCCGGTCCACAACAACTGCAAACATTGTGCAGCGGTGCTGCTGCAAGTGCAGGAAACCCTCGACTATCCGGCGGCGGCGAAAGATGCCGAACTTCTGGAAAAACTCCAGGCCGTACTGGAAAACAGAAACCCGAAAGCGCCGCCGCAAGTACTGGTAGACAACGTGCAACCGGTGCCGCGCCTGTGGCTGGCAAGCATCGAGTTCAGCGCCTTCGAGCCGCGCAACGGGCGAATGCAGCGCTATATCCAGCATCGTGCGGCGCTGTCATTCAGTTATCTGGACGAATACGTTAGCGGCCAGAAAAATACCGACATCCTGATTCGCCAGGAGACTCAGACACTGCGGATAAAACGTCATCCGGAAGTGGAGCAGTCCTACCGCGAACAGCTGCGAATCCTCGGGTTCAAGATCGCCACCCGGCAAAGCAAGGCCCTGCCGGAAAGTGCTGGCGAACTGTTCGAGATGGTCAACGACAGCGCCTGGCTGACCTTCACCCTCAACGAACTGCCTAAGCTGCGCACTCAGGGCTGGGAATTGCAGATCGACGAAGACTTCGGTTTTGACCTGACCGCCGTGGACGACTGGTACGCCACGGTTGAGCAGGCACCGGAGCGCGACTGGTTCGATCTGGAACTCGGAATCATCGTCAACGGCGAACGACTGAGCCTGTTGCCGATCCTGCTCAATCTGATGCGTTCGCACACCGAAATCCTCAACCCGGAACGCCTGGCCCGGCGTCGTGACGACGAGTTGATCCTGGTGAACATCCCCCATCGACCGAACTCCGAGCACGGCCCACTGCAGGTCGCTCTGCCCTTCGGCCGATTGAAACCGGTGCTGGCGACCCTCGGCGAGTTCTACCTGCAGGAACCCGGCGAAACCACGCTGCGCCTAAGCAAGGCCGATGCCACACGACTGAACCCGCTGGAAGGCTTGCCGCTTCTTTGGGAGGGTGGCGAACAGATACGCACCTTTGCCCAACGCCTGCGCGACATCAAGGATTACACCGCTGCCGCGCCGGAAGGCTTGAACGCAACATTGCGCCCCTACCAGCTCGAAGGCCTGAGCTGGATGCAGTCGTTGCGACAACTGGAAGTGGGCGGGATACTCGCGGATGACATGGGCCTAGGCAAAACCCTACAGACGCTGGCACACATTCTCACCGAGAAAATTGCCGGTCGCCTTGATCGACCCTGCATGGTGGTCATGCCCACCAGCCTGATTCCCAATTGGCTCGACGAAGCGGCACATTTCACGCCGCAGCTCAAAGTGCTGGCGCTGTACGGTGCCGGCCGCAAGAAACACTTCGAAAAAATGGCCGATTACGACCTGATTCTGACGACCTACGCGTTACTGCCCAAGGATGTCGAACGCCTCGCGGCGCAGCCTTTTCACATACTGGTGCTGGATGAAGCGCAGTACATCAAGAATCCGACCAGCAAGGCGGCCCAGGCGGCTCGCGAACTGAATGCACGCCAACGCCTGTGCCTGAGCGGCACGCCACTGGAGAACCATCTCGGTGAACTCTGGTCGCTGTTTCATTTCCTGCTGCCCGGCTGGCTCGGCGATGTAAAAAGCTTCAACCGCGATTACCGCGTGCCGATTGAAAAGCGCACCAGCGAAGTACGACTTCAGCACCTCAACGGCCGGATAAAACCCTTCCTCCTGCGCCGAACCAAGGAACAGGTGGCCACCGAACTGCCGCCAAAAACCGAAATCATCCACTGGGTCGAACTCAACGAAGCCCAGCGTGACGTTTACGAAACCATGCGCCTGGCCATGGACAAGAAAGTCCGCGACGAGATCACACGCAAGGGTGTGGCGCGTAGTCAGATCATCATTCTTGAAGCGCTGCTGAAACTGCGGCAGGTGTGCTGCGATTTGCGCCTGATCAACGACGCCACCCTGCCAGCGCGCGGCAGCACGTCAGGCAAGCTCGACAGCCTGATGGAGATGCTCGAAGAATTATTTGAAGAAGGCCGGCGGATTCTACTGTTCTCGCAATTCACTTCAATGCTGTCGCTGATCGAGGACGAGCTGAAAAAACGCGGCGTCGCTTATGCGTTATTGACCGGGCAGACCCGCGACCGGCGAACGCCAGTGAAGGAATTCCAGAGCGGCAAGCGTCAGATTTTCCTGATCAGCCTGAAGGCCGGAGGCGTTGGCCTGAACCTGACCGAAGCAGACACCGTGATTCACTACGATCCGTGGTGGAACCCGGCGACGGAAAACCAGGCAACCGACCGCGCGTATCGCATCGGACAGGAGAAGCCGGTATTCGTCTACAAGCTGATTGCCCGAGGAACGGTGGAGGAGAAAATTCAGCATCTGCAGAAGGAAAAATCCGACCTGGCGGCAGGCGTATTGGATGGACGCCAGGCTGGGGACTGGAAACTGCAGAGCGATGATATCGAGGCGTTGTTTGCACCATTGCCGGATAAGCTTGAAAAGCGCTGA
- the nagZ gene encoding beta-N-acetylhexosaminidase, with translation MTAGLQGSLMVDVAGTWLTAEDRQLLRQPEVGGLIIFARNIEHPRQVRELSAAIRAIRPDMLLAVDQEGGRVQRLRQGFIRLPAMRAIADNPNAEHLAEQCGWIMATEVLAVGLDLSFAPVLDLDYQRSAVVGTRSFESNPERAAQLAGAFIRGMNTAGMAATGKHFPGHGWAEADSHVAIPNDERSLDEIRANDLVPFAKLSKQLAAVMPAHVIYPQVDSRPAGFSRRWLQDILRGELQFDGVIFSDDLSMAGAHVVGDAASRIEAALTAGCDMGLVCNDRAAAELALSAVQRLKVKPSARIAQMRRQSFAGIEYRQDPRWLAAVGALKEAQLID, from the coding sequence ATGACTGCTGGCCTGCAAGGCTCGTTGATGGTGGACGTCGCCGGTACCTGGCTGACGGCTGAAGATCGCCAATTGTTGCGCCAGCCCGAAGTGGGCGGCCTGATCATTTTCGCTCGCAACATTGAGCATCCACGCCAGGTGCGTGAATTGAGTGCGGCAATTCGTGCCATACGTCCTGACATGTTGTTGGCGGTGGATCAAGAGGGTGGGCGGGTTCAGCGCCTGCGACAGGGATTCATCCGTTTGCCGGCGATGCGCGCGATTGCCGATAACCCCAATGCCGAACACCTGGCCGAGCAATGTGGCTGGATCATGGCCACTGAAGTGCTGGCGGTGGGTCTGGACCTCAGCTTTGCTCCGGTACTGGACCTCGACTATCAGCGCAGCGCCGTCGTTGGCACTCGCTCTTTCGAGAGCAATCCCGAGCGCGCCGCTCAACTTGCCGGTGCGTTCATCCGCGGTATGAATACCGCCGGTATGGCTGCGACGGGCAAGCATTTTCCTGGTCACGGCTGGGCTGAGGCGGATTCTCACGTAGCGATCCCGAATGACGAGCGCAGCCTCGACGAAATCCGTGCCAACGACCTGGTGCCGTTCGCAAAATTGAGCAAGCAACTGGCTGCCGTCATGCCTGCGCATGTCATTTATCCACAAGTCGATTCCCGGCCTGCCGGTTTTTCTCGTCGTTGGCTGCAGGATATTCTGCGGGGCGAACTGCAATTTGATGGTGTGATTTTCAGCGATGACCTGTCCATGGCAGGTGCCCATGTGGTTGGCGATGCCGCCAGCCGCATTGAAGCTGCGTTGACTGCTGGCTGCGACATGGGTCTGGTGTGCAACGATCGTGCGGCCGCCGAGTTGGCCCTGAGCGCCGTGCAACGCCTGAAGGTCAAGCCATCTGCGCGCATTGCGCAGATGCGCCGTCAGTCGTTTGCCGGTATCGAATACCGTCAGGACCCGCGGTGGCTGGCGGCAGTCGGTGCACTCAAAGAAGCTCAATTGATTGATTAA
- a CDS encoding S-methyl-5'-thioinosine phosphorylase — translation MTVYAIIGGTGLTQLEGLSIRQSLAVETPYGAPSAEIQVGEFAGKEVLFLARHGHPHRFPPHQVNYRANLWALKQAGAEAILAVNAVGGIHAAMGTGHFCVPHQLIDYTSGRQHTYFADDLEQVTHIDFSYPYSEPLRQQLIAALAAEGVGYSSHGVYACTQGPRLETVAEIARLERDGCDIVGMTGMPEAALARELELDYACLSLVVNPAAGKSTAVITMAEIEQALHDGMGKVKSTLARVLKG, via the coding sequence ATGACGGTTTACGCGATTATCGGTGGTACCGGTCTGACTCAACTCGAAGGCCTGAGCATTCGTCAGTCATTGGCAGTGGAGACGCCTTATGGCGCCCCTTCAGCCGAGATTCAGGTCGGCGAATTCGCGGGCAAGGAAGTGCTGTTCCTTGCGCGTCACGGCCACCCGCACCGCTTTCCACCGCATCAGGTCAACTACCGCGCCAACCTCTGGGCACTGAAGCAGGCGGGTGCAGAAGCCATTCTCGCGGTCAACGCCGTGGGCGGGATTCACGCCGCCATGGGCACCGGGCATTTCTGTGTGCCCCATCAGTTGATCGACTACACCAGCGGTCGCCAGCACACCTATTTTGCCGATGACCTGGAACAGGTCACGCATATCGATTTCAGTTATCCATACAGCGAGCCGCTACGTCAGCAACTGATCGCGGCACTGGCGGCTGAAGGCGTTGGCTACAGCAGTCATGGCGTATATGCCTGTACTCAGGGCCCGCGTCTGGAGACGGTGGCGGAAATCGCACGTCTGGAGCGTGACGGCTGCGACATCGTCGGTATGACGGGTATGCCGGAGGCGGCGCTGGCCCGGGAGCTGGAACTGGATTACGCCTGTCTGTCGCTGGTGGTGAATCCGGCGGCAGGCAAGTCGACGGCGGTGATCACCATGGCCGAGATCGAGCAGGCGTTGCATGACGGGATGGGCAAGGTGAAATCGACTTTGGCGCGGGTACTCAAGGGCTGA